The Amphiura filiformis unplaced genomic scaffold, Afil_fr2py scaffold_40, whole genome shotgun sequence genome includes a window with the following:
- the LOC140144110 gene encoding uncharacterized protein, protein MRFEPLCGNGNGCANNGICVATDSCVCASGFTGNLCQFGSASPVCGNGNGCANNGICIGTDVCVCGSGFTGNLCQFGSASPVCGGANGCANHGICVDNNLCVCASGFTGNLCQFGSASPVCDNGNGCANNGICIGTDVCVCGSGFSGNLCQFGSASPGTSFNIIVIIVGLILFLFNMLLLLAWCYLCRRYADIIDIAQNMQNRPLQRDELTSSQPIFQQIRPLQSEVANQPIFQQLQTMYQRQYFDGGDGFY, encoded by the exons ATGCGATTTGAACCAT TGTGTGGTAATGGGAATGGTTGTGCCAATAATGGAATATGTGTAGCAACCGATTCCTGTGTCTGTGCCAGTGGTTTTACAGGAAACCTTTGTCAATTTGGCAGTGCTAGTCCAG TGTGTGGTAATGGGAATGGTTGTGCCAATAATGGAATATGTATAGGAACCGATGTTTGTGTCTGTGGCAGTGGTTTTACCGGAAACCTTTGTCAATTTGGCAGTGCAAGTCCAG TTTGTGGGGGTGCGAATGGTTGTGCCAATCATGGAATATGTGTAGACAACAACCTCTGTGTCTGTGCCAGTGGTTTTACAGGAAACCTTTGTCAATTTGGCAGTGCTAGTCCAG TGTGCGATAATGGTAATGGTTGTGCCAATAATGGAATATGTATAGGAACCGACGTCTGTGTCTGTGGCAGTGGTTTTTCCGGAAACCTTTGTCAATTTGGCAGTGCAAGTCCAG GTACATCATTTAATATCATCGTTATAATAGTAGGCCTGATTCTGTTCTTATTTAATATGCTCCTTTTACTTGCATGGTGTTACCTCTGTAGAAGGTACGCAGATATCATCGATATTGCACAAAACATGCAAAACCGCCCATTACAACGTGACGAACTTACTAGCAGTCAACCAATTTTCCAACAAATCCGCCCATTGCAAAGTGAAGTGGCTAATCAACCTATTTTCCAACAGTTGCAG